One Keratinibaculum paraultunense genomic window carries:
- a CDS encoding ABC transporter permease, which produces MTNVKKGFNRFKHAFLDSRQLRFGIYGTILLLFIVIFAPLIAPENPYNFGPDILNGLGENGHLLGTNKMGQDIFSMLIYGTRTSLKVALISALISGLLGILIGGAAGYFGGKVDQVVSEIINIFMMLPTFFLILLIIALFGNTLPNVMIVIGITTWPSNAKLMRAQALSLRERTFVKAAVAMGETDRQILFKYIIPNGIFPVIANTTMGMSNAILTEASLSFLGLGDPNAISWGHMIYEGKPYITSAWWITTFAGLAIVLTVTIFYLLGDGINYTLNPKHINQRGE; this is translated from the coding sequence ATGACAAATGTAAAAAAAGGTTTTAATAGATTTAAGCATGCGTTTTTAGACAGTAGACAATTAAGATTTGGAATATATGGCACTATATTATTGCTGTTCATAGTAATATTTGCACCTTTAATTGCACCAGAAAATCCATATAATTTTGGACCGGATATATTAAATGGATTAGGAGAAAATGGGCATTTGCTTGGAACCAATAAAATGGGACAGGATATTTTCAGTATGCTTATATATGGCACAAGGACCTCTCTTAAAGTAGCCCTCATTTCTGCATTAATTTCTGGATTATTAGGAATTTTAATTGGTGGAGCTGCTGGTTATTTTGGAGGTAAAGTAGATCAAGTTGTTTCGGAAATAATAAATATATTTATGATGCTCCCTACTTTTTTTCTAATCCTCCTTATAATTGCACTTTTTGGGAACACCCTTCCCAATGTAATGATAGTAATTGGGATTACAACTTGGCCATCTAATGCAAAACTAATGAGAGCCCAAGCTTTATCCTTAAGGGAAAGAACTTTTGTCAAAGCAGCAGTTGCCATGGGAGAGACAGATAGACAAATATTATTTAAATATATAATTCCTAATGGAATATTCCCTGTAATAGCAAACACCACTATGGGAATGTCCAATGCTATACTAACAGAAGCCAGCCTTAGCTTTTTAGGGCTAGGAGATCCAAATGCAATTAGCTGGGGACATATGATATATGAAGGTAAACCATATATTACTAGTGCATGGTGGATAACTACCTTTGCAGGTTTAGCCATAGTTCTTACAGTAACGATATTTTATCTATTAGGAGACGGGATCAACTATACACTTAACCCTAAACATATTAATCAGAGGGGTGAATAA